A stretch of the Bos indicus isolate NIAB-ARS_2022 breed Sahiwal x Tharparkar chromosome 13, NIAB-ARS_B.indTharparkar_mat_pri_1.0, whole genome shotgun sequence genome encodes the following:
- the FAM107B gene encoding protein FAM107B: protein MAEPDYIDDDNPELIRPQKLVNPVKTSRNHQDLHRELLMNQKRGLAPQNKPELQKVMEKRKRDQVIKQKEEEAQKKKSDLEIELLKRQQKLEQLELEKQKLQEEQENAPEFVKVKGNLRRTGQEVAQTQES from the exons ATGGCCGAGCCAGACTATATAGACGATGACAATCCTGAACTCATTAGGCCTCAGAAACTAGTCAATCCTGTTAAGACGTCCCGGAACCATCAAGACCTTCACAGAGAACTTCTTATGAATCAGAAAAG GGGTCTTGCCCCTCAGAATAAACCAGAACTGCAGAAAgtgatggaaaagagaaaacGAGATCAAGTaataaagcagaaggaagaagaagcaCAAAAGAAGAAATCTGACTTGGAAATAGAACTATTAAAACGGCAGCAGAAGTTGGAGCAG CTTGAACTTGAGAAACAGAAATTGCAAGAAGAGCAAGAAAATGCCCCAGAGTTTGTGAAGGTTAAAGGCAATCTCAGAAGAACAGGCCAGGAAGTGGCGCAAACCCAGGAGTCGTAG